A single Anabas testudineus chromosome 10, fAnaTes1.2, whole genome shotgun sequence DNA region contains:
- the LOC113160065 gene encoding gamma-aminobutyric acid receptor subunit alpha-2-like, whose protein sequence is MWSIERASPLLICLLALTALWKTSSVNADASSDAFKTNITLFTRILDRLLDGYDNRLRPGLGDRVTEVKTNIYVTSFGPVSDTDMEYTIDVFFRQSWKDERLTFHGPMNILPLNNLMASKIWTPDTFFHNGKKSVAHNMTMPNKLLRIKDDGTLLYTMRLTVHAECPMHLEDFPMDFHSCPLKFGSYAYTISEVTYAWTRNATDSVVVEGESSRLNQYDLLGQTVGQETIKSSTGEYTVMTAHFHLKRKIGYFVIQTYLPCIMTVILSQVSFWLNRESVPARTVFGVTTVLTMTTLSISARNSLPKVAYATAMDWFIAVCYAFVFSALIEFATVNYFTKRGWAWDGKSVVNDKKKERASVVKKNNAYAVAVANYAPNITKDSGTLPTVAKGGATEPNKAKTESKAPENKKTFNSVSKIDRLSRILFPVLFGTFNLVYWATYLNREPVIKDMVPSN, encoded by the exons ATGTGGAGCATAGAGCGCGCGTCTCCACTTCTCATCTGCCTGCTGGCGCTCACAGCTCTCTGGAAAACCAG CTCAGTGAACGCTGACGCCTCATCTGATGCCTTTAAAACCAACATCACCCTGTTCACACGAATCCTGGACAGACTGCTGGATGGATATGACAACCGTCTACGACCCGGCCTTGGCG ACAGGGTAACCGAGGTGAAGACAAACATCTATGTCACCAGCTTCGGACCAgtttcagacacagacatg GAGTACACCATAGATGTTTTCTTCCGGCAGAGCTGGAAGGATGAGAGGTTGACATTTCATGGGCCGATGAATATTTTGCCCCTCAACAATCTGATGGCGAGTAAAATCTGGACTCCTGACACCTTCTTTCACAACGGGAAGAAGTCTGTGGCTCACAACATGACCATGCCCAATAAACTGTTGAGGATCAAAGATGACGGGACGCTGTTGTACACCATGAG GTTAACTGTGCATGCAGAGTGTCCAATGCATCTGGAGGATTTCCCCATGGACTTTCATTCCTGTCCACTAAAATTTGGCAGCT atgCCTACACAATCTCAGAAGTCACTTATGCTTGGACTCGAAATGCCACAGACTCTGTGGTAGTGGAAGGCGAAAGCTCCCGCCTGAACCAATACGACCTCCTTGGACAAACGGTCGGACAAGAAACTATCAAGTCGAGTACAG GTGAATACACAGTGATGACAGCTCATTTCCATCTGAAGAGGAAGATTGGATACTTCGTCATTCAGACGTACCTCCCATGCATCATGACAGTCATTCTTTCCCAAGTGTCTTTCTGGTTGAATAGAGAATCAGTGCCAGCGAGAACTGTGTTTG GTGTGACCACTGTTCTCACAATGACAACACTGAGTATAAGTGCAAGAAACTCCCTTCCCAAAGTTGCCTACGCCACCGCCATGGACTGGTTCATCGCTGTCTGCTACGCCTTTGTCTTCTCAGCTTTGATTGAGTTTGCCACTGTCAATTACTTCACAAAGCGTGGCTGGGCTTGGGATGGGAAGAGTGTTGTGAATGACAAG aaaaaagagagggCATCTGTGGTCAAGAAGAATAATGCCTACGCTGTAGCTGTGGCCAACTACGCGCCAAACATCACCAAGGACTCTGGCACCCTTCCAACTGTTGCCAAAGGTGGAGCTACGGAACCCAACAAGGCAAAGACGGAAAGTAAAGCCCCAGAAAACAAGAAGACATTCAACAGCGTTAGCAAAATTGACAGGCTGTCAAGGATTTTGTTTCCGGTTCTCTTTGGCACCTTCAACCTCGTCTACTGGGCCACCTACTTAAACAGAGAACCCGTTATAAAGGACATGGTCCCCTCTAATTAG
- the guf1 gene encoding translation factor Guf1, mitochondrial: MSFSLVKRCEAPLLRRVLQFKMYKRKMLNYNTTYTLLRHRWMKCLPVFCSSLRTISTQTHKETIDLSQFPVDRIRNFCIIAHIDHGKSTLADRLLEMTGAIAKTEKNKQVLDKLQVERERGITVKAQTASLFYNHQGQQYLLNLIDTPGHVDFSYEVSRSISACQGVLLIIDANQGIQAQTVANFYLAFEAQLSIIPVINKIDLKNADPETVESQIEKVFDIPREECIRISAKLGTNVEQVLQAVVNRIPPPMAHINDPFKALVFDSNFDHYRGVVANIAVFGGRVKKGDKIVSAHLGKTYEVNELGLLRPDEHPTQKLFAGQVGYIIAGMKDVKEAQIGDTLYLQQQPVEALPGFKPAKAMVFAGMYPMDQSEYPGLRSAIERLTLNDSSVTVQRDSSLALGAGWRLGFLGLLHMEVFNQRLEQEYNASVIVTAPTVPYKAVLSSAKLIKEHSSEEITIVNPAQFPDKSVVSKYLEPMVLGTILTPDTYIGKIMTLCLNRRATQKNMVYIDDHRVMMKYLFPLNEIVVDFYDLLKSLSSGYASFDYENAGYQAADLIKMDILLNGQPVEELTTIVHRDRAYSTGKAMCEKLQDSIPRQMFEIAVQAAIGSKVIARETIKAYRKNVLAKCYGGDITRKMKLLKKQAEGKKKMRRIGNVEVPKDAFINVLKRKDK; encoded by the exons ATGTCGTTTTCTCTTGTCAAACGGTGTGAAGCACCGTTATTAAGACGTGtgttacagtttaaaatgtacaaaaggAAAATGCTAAACTACAACACGACCTACACACTGCTGAGACATCGCTGGATGAAATGTTTGcctgttttctgcagcagcctCAGGACGatcagcacacaaacacacaag gaAACCATTGACTTGTCCCAGTTTCCTGTGGACAGAATCAGGAATTTTTGCATCATTGCCCACATTGACCATGGAAAAAGCACTTTGGCTGACAGGCTGCTGGAAATGACGG GAGCCATAGCAAAGACTGAGAAGAACAAACAAGTGTTGGACAAGCTTCAGGTGGAGCGAGAGAGGGGGATTACAGTAAAGGCTCAGACAGCCTCACTGTTCTACAACCACCAGGGACAGCAGTACCTCCTGAACCTCATCGACACACCT GGTCACGTTGACTTTAGTTATGAAGTTTCTCGATCAATTTCTGCTTGTCAGGGCGTCCTGTTGATCATTGATGCCAATCAG GGAATTCAAGCGCAGACTGTGGCTAATTTCTACCTGGCTTTTGAAGCTCAGTTGTCAATTATCCCTGTCATCAACAAG ATTGATCTGAAAAATGCTGATCCAGAGACAGTGGAGTCACAGATTGAAAAGGTGTTTGATATTCCACGTGAGGAATGCATCAGG ATTTCTGCGAAACTTGGAACAAACGTCGAACAGGTTCTCCAAGCAGTGGTGAACAGGATTCCACC gcCAATGGCACACATTAATGACCCATTTAAAGCCCTGGTGTTCGACTCAAATTTTGACCATTACAGAGGAGTTGTGGCCAACatcgctgtgtttggaggtcGGGTAAAAAAAGGGGACAAGATTGTGTCAGCACATCTTGGCAAAACGTATGAGGTCAATGAGCTGGGCCTTCTCCGGCCAGATGAGCACCCGACACAGAAACT GTTTGCAGGCCAGGTCGGCTACATAATAGCGGGGATGAAGGATGTGAAGGAAGCCCAGATTGGTGACACACTCTacctccagcagcagccagtgGAGGCCCTTCCAGGCTTTAAACCTGCTAAAGCAATGGTGTTTGCTG GCATGTATCCGATGGACCAGTCAGAATACCCAGGCCTTCGCAGTGCCATTGAGAGGCTGACCCTGAATGACTCGAGTGTCACAGTGCAGAGAGACAGCAGTCTGGCCCTTGGAGCAGGCTGGAG ACTTGGCTTCCTGGGTCTTCTCCATATGGAGGTGTTCAATCAGAGGCTTGAGCAGGAATACAATGCCTCTGTTATTGTGACTGCGCCAACCGTGCCCTACAAAGCGGTCCTCTCCTCAGCCAAACTCATCAAG GAACACAGCAGTGAGGAGATAACCATCGTGAACCCGGCTCAGTTCCCAGACAAATCGGTTGTGTCAAAGTATTTGGAGCCCATGGTCCTGGGAACCATTCTGACTCCAGACACTTACATTGGCAAGATTATGACTCTCTGCCTG AACCGCAGAGCCACCCAGAAGAACATGGTGTACATAGATGACCATCGTGTTATGATGAAGTACCTCTTCCCTTTAAATGAAATAGTTGTGGATTTCTATGACCTCCTCAAATCGCTGTCATCTGGATACGCCAG CTTTGATTATGAGAATGCAGGCTACCAGGCTGCTGATTTGATAAAGATGGATATTCTGCTGAATGGGCAACCTGTAGAAGAGCTCACCACAATTGTGCACAG GGACCGTGCGTACAGTACAGGTAAAGCCATGTGTGAGAAACTCCAAGACTCGATACCGAGGCAGATGTTTGAGATTGCCGTACAGGCAGCTATTGGTAGTAAGGTCATCGCAAGAGAGAC AATTAAGGCCTACAGAAAAAATGTTCTTGCTAAATGT TATGGAGGTGACATAACGCGGAAGATGAAGCTGCTAAAGAAACAAGCAGAGGGTAAGAAGAAGATGAGGCGCATCGGCAACGTGGAAGTTCCTAAAGACGCCTTCATCAATGTCCTAAAGAGGAAAGACAAATAG